AACCGAAGTTGATGAGCCGGCTAAATCACAATTAAGCGCCTTTCCTTACCTGTCGCATCTAAGCGATTAACTCACCTGCATCTTTATATCTTTATCAGTCATTGTGGGTGGGGAATCATCCGACGAAGTGCTAACACAACGGGAACAGCTGTGACACTTGTTAATTGGGATTGTCAAGTGAAATGTACCTACTACAGAAAACAGCAATGAAAACAGAAGCGAACACAAAAAAGCATGCAAATTTATAGAGCAAACaatcaatttttgcataattgaCAGCGTCGAGGAATTTGTGATGAGCACGTGCCTCTGGCGAAATCGATCGTACGAGTATGATTGAATGATTGATGCTGTGACATTTAGTGGGCCAAAACTAACAATTGTAGTACTCACTCATGGTATTCATAACTTTGAATGTCAAATTATGGCTCAGTGTGACCATATTTCTCGAAACAGTCGGTCAGTGTGGCACTTCAAAGCAGATAGATAAACAAATCGAATCAGCTTCCCTCGATCTGTTGACTGTTTGTTGACTGTAACGAAATTTAGTTACCCCTGATAAGAGCACAGCTGTTCGACAACTTCAAGGTCCAATGGTGGCCACTTATCTTATTTCTGCCATGTCCACTCCAATATGTGTACTCATGCTATATAGTATAGCTATATCTGTGCGCTGGTAAAACATGAGTACGTTAGGATCTGAATACAAATGAATTTATTGCCTTAGAGCCCATGGCTTATCGCGCCTAAGCGCATTTTGCCAATAATTCACTATTATcaatggaaaatggcaaaagttCACTTGTACACACAACTGTGGGTACACatcgaacacacacacacacattcgaaTTAtgattatttgtttaaaccGAAGGAACTGCAGAACCCATCGATAAGAAAATGTGCGATAGTACTTTGATCAGCGTATCGTTAAAGTAAACCATAACCTAGTTTACATGGTTTTCTCTAGTGAAAATCTGAAGGAAATAAACAGTTTTATCGTTTCTTTGCCTATATAAATAGTATTAATTGATTTCTTTCTTTGTTTAGAGTTCTACGCTCTCTTGATCGCTTTCATGTGCCGTTTTTCGAATTGAATTTCAGTTTACTTTCTTTGTGTGCGGAATGTGTTTGCACTCAATTGGCAAGTTTtagtttaattgaatttttctgTAGTTGCCTTGGCAACTGTTTTAATGCTCCAATTGATGCAATTGAGCACCAGCCATGCAGCGTAGACACTctatatagagaaaagcaggggaactttaaaaaaaaatatattttttaaatttcatttaaaattgaGATAAAAAACTGAACTGCAAATGTGATTTTAAACTGTTTAAAagtatttcaatatttatatGCCGATAatatttctctctgtgcagcCCTATGCTCTACCCGTCTCTTTCTGGTCAATTCACACCGTCTCGCTCACATTTGTTGATTGATCTTTCGCTATGGGCAAATATTTAAGCTGCCGTCTGAGCGTTGCCTTTTGGCCAGCAGACCgaaaacatgtttgaacatCTAACACGCGTCAGACCGAAAAGAAGCGAGTGCAAGCGGGACGGAGATGgtgagcgagcgagcgaggTGGCCGAAATCgtttaacaatttttatttaccTTTTTATTAACAATTTCGCGGCTTTTTGCAGCTCGCCATTGGTGTGTCTGCGGTTTTTATCATATTTTTCCTGTGTGTGTTtacaaaacccaaaaaattATGCGCACTAAATCTAAGGTCGACCTTTTGATTTTCCTTAGCATTTTCACGTTCCTATTTGTATGCTCTTGATAGTACGAAAACTATGCTATCTGCAGCAACAAAAGACACCACCCATACATACAGTCCAATGATAAACACAAATGCTATCAGTGAAGTTGCTTCTTCTGCTGATTTTTCATCGCAAGAAAAGTAAATTCGCAAATCAGTCACGTGCGTTCGCTCTCTGTCTCAGTCGCACATtagagtgggtggtgggcgtaAGTGGGTTGTGGCTGGTGGGAGGGAGGGAGGTAGACAGAAGACAAACAGCACGCGCCAAGTTAATGCTGCCCGATTTGACTTTGCAGGCGAtagcaaaacaaataataaatcaaCATTTCCTCCGCACAAACAGTAAAACTTCCATACCAAGCACAATGGAAAAACAATTCAAATATAAACGAATTTAGTAAGTTTACAGTGAAGCTTAAATATAAAGAATATCTCTGCATAACATAGAAACCTTTTTAAGTTTAATTTCATTGTTTGTAGATGAAGATTTAAAGTTAGCtgaatatatttacatatatacaaaagCGCAATATTAGAACATGCAAGCGATAAATATATAACTAACATCCATGTGCtccttaaatatataagtttcACTTAAGCAGGGCCCACTGTTGTATTTCCTTACAATACTTTTGTTAGTCCATTGAAACTTGATTAGCTCGCCAAACATTTGATCGTCACTTGAGTTTTGGCTAGCAGGTGGATTTTCCCGGTCTCCCACAAGTACTGATTAGAAATTAGTTAACCACGAAAGTGGTCCTCAAGCCACGACCCCGCGTGGCCCATTTCCATGGGCAATTAAGTAGGCCATGACATGGAAACTGTAATTGTACTAAtcgattttccatttccactgAAAGTTGCCGCTGCCGGTTGGAAAATTGTAAAATCCAGCCAAGCCAAATAAAGTTTACTGACCCCCGGCCGAAGCATAGAAAGAATAGTTGGCACAGCAGCCGGGAAAACGGTGGGGAGTGGAAAGGTGAGCACGAAGGAGGTCGCATATATCGATTAAACACGTGGAaagagtgggtgggtgggtcgGTGGGTGTGCTGGCAACACGTTTGATTACCGCGTGTAAATAACAACAACCAAGCGAGCGCTGCAGAAGTTGCAAGGACTCTCTCCTTGGATGTTGTGCAACAATCACATGCTACCGAAGCCCCAATGGAAAATCCAAAAGACGATGAACAAAAGCCACCGGCTCCAAGGGCTCAGCCGCCGGAAAAACCCGCTCGCAAGCGGAATCAAGTTAAAATTCCGCCCACGATCAGGGCGCCAAAACCAACACCTACCGCTATTCTGTGTGAATTGACGCGCCTGAAGGCGCAGCAAAAATATCTCGAATGCAATCAAGTCAAGCTGAATCCCAATAATTTTATACTGAAAGATGACGAGGGCACAGATTCAAAGACCGATTCGTGCCAAGAGCCAGAAACTGGCCAAAATCCGCGACCCACCAGTTCCTCTACGGCAGATCTAATAAGTTTGATCAACGAAATCGAACAGGAGAAACTGGTGCTCCATGAAAAACTGAAGCTATATAGCAGCGAAAAGCGTGGAGAACTTCAGGATATGTGGCACTTTGTGGCCACCATTAAGGAGGATGTCTTTCGGCCGGAACGTCTTAGCCAATATACAGTGAATGCTCTGAGGGAGAGAATCGTTGGCCTAAATGCCCAATTGTATCGGTTGGCTGCTAGGAACTCAAAAGAACTCGAAGAACTAAGGCAGCAGTACGCTAAattggaaaatgaaaataagcTGTTGTGGAAAGGTAGCATGTAGATTAATATACAACAACTTTGGATTAgttttttcactttttatagataatatcccaaaaatttgtatttgttctATAACTTGAATAGGTTTTCAAAACAATAAAGCAATATCTTTAAATCAAATGGAATAATTTCAAAAGTAGTTTTTAAGTTAAGATGCACCTACAAAGTATTATCCaatacaatttaaatgcaaataatcTTTGGCACCATTAGTTACGAAAAAATATTGCGGAGGAAATGGCCATGCATTGCGATTTGCAGACAAATATTGCTGAAATTCTTGACATTGTTTCAGGGCCCTTATTTAATGGGCGACACTCGTAATCAACAACATTTTAGACCTTGCCTTGAGCTTGCCTTTTAAATCAATAGGACCTTTTGATGCGACTTTTTTCGCCTTCGGCTGAAGGATTCCCAAACGGAGGCGACACTGGTATTTTCTGCCACGACTGCTATACTTGTTGGTGTATTTCTGTTTGCGATTATTTTGAAATGTCTCATTTGCGAGCGCCGAGCTTGAGGTTCATCGCATTCGCCGGGCGACCAATGGGGAAAGGTCAAACGGCACGTGGCAATGGCATTTCTGTTTTTCCATACTTTTTCCGACCCACCACACCCCCCCCACGCCTTATGTTTTTCCTTGCTTCCCGTTGTTGGCTGAAGTTCAAAACCGGCTCACGTGGCTTTGGCGATTCGTAGGACGTAATATCAGTGCAGAATCAGCATTTGTTTCATGCAATTATGTAAAAGTTTGACACTCATCTCGCTTTCGCCGGCCATCGTCTAATTCGCTCAACagatattacgcatacgccgcattGCCCGGCAGTGTCtttattataaacaaatagTTTGCATTGCACACTTGTCTCAAGTTCAAAGTCACTCTCGCAATGGAATTTTCACAAAGTGTGattgaatttcatttattgAAAGATTCACTGCATTGTTTCCTTTTCTTTACAAAAGCTGCTAATATTTTGACTAATTTTCATAAAATGCTGaatattttaaagaaataaGTACTCAGGAAGCAGCCTGAATTCGCTTAAATGTTGagcaaacaataacaaaaaaaaaaaaaaagtttaaagaAACCGGTGGCGATGATGATGCTTTAGCTCATTGTCGTCGAGCGAGAGAGCAACAGCTGAGTAGAAAGAGACGGCGCGACTGAGTGAGTGTGCGCTCACTTGTGTTGTTAATTATTTAACATTgtgttaaatttttaaaatgtttcgCGAATACacaaaagcaaataaacagTCGGCCACGGCAACGGCAAtttcgtcgtcgtcgtctgcGAACAGAAAGTCGTGAGCAAAGAATGTTTTTGTCTTGTCTGCCGCCATCGCCGCCGCTCCGCACTCATCATCCatcccatccatccatccatatCGCATACTCACATATCCGTAGAGATCCCGAGATCCGAACACGCGCACCATGTATGGCCCTGTCATCGTGTGTAGCCACCGTTTATGCGGCCACTGCAGACTGTGCGCCACCAAGCCACCCACAAAGACGCCTGGTAACAGGAACATCTACAGTGGTTTCAATCTATAAGAAAGGGGATCTTAAAGGGTTAAATTATAGCAAAATCTCCCAACTTTGACTATgataattcaaattaaatacatTCTTCTTAAGAATATTAACCATAATATGTCTAATAATCAATTATCATATCATATGTAACAATAGGAATATAAGATGGTTGACCTTGCCCCTCTTTTTAGAGCATCTTCCTTTggattttttattaaatagtAACAAAGTTTTTCTGTTACCACAGTTGTGAGACacttttttgttggtttttgggTGTGCAACCCACACATCTTGATTTTCGGGGTCTCTTTCTCTGCTTTTGAAATCTCATTTCTCCCCATTTACTTGCTCCACCGCAAAACGTTCGTTCACCTGGGCCAAACAAACCAGCGAGGCGACAAACAGTCGGTCGAAGAATGATATGTTTGGGTTTACTTTTTGGCTAAAATCTTGTTCCTTTTTGGTCGCGACATCTCTTGCAGGTGGCCATCAAGATCATAGACAAAACATGTCTGAACGAGGAGTACCTGAGCAAGACGTTCCGCGAGATAGCGATCCTCAAATCGCTGCGGCATCCACACATCACGCGATTGTACGAGGTGATGGAGTCGCAGTCGATGATCTATCTGGTCACCGAGTATGCGCCAA
This genomic interval from Drosophila mauritiana strain mau12 chromosome 2R, ASM438214v1, whole genome shotgun sequence contains the following:
- the LOC117135748 gene encoding uncharacterized protein LOC117135748, with protein sequence MENPKDDEQKPPAPRAQPPEKPARKRNQVKIPPTIRAPKPTPTAILCELTRLKAQQKYLECNQVKLNPNNFILKDDEGTDSKTDSCQEPETGQNPRPTSSSTADLISLINEIEQEKLVLHEKLKLYSSEKRGELQDMWHFVATIKEDVFRPERLSQYTVNALRERIVGLNAQLYRLAARNSKELEELRQQYAKLENENKLLWKGSM